From Firmicutes bacterium HGW-Firmicutes-1, the proteins below share one genomic window:
- a CDS encoding chemotaxis protein CheW, with translation MEMNVKQTKNEEITQYIIVKIGREQYGINIKYIQNIVRIQNITRVPKAPYYIKGVINLRGEIIPVMSIRLKFGLEDEEDTFNTRIIIVKISGQVIGLIVDEVKEVTEIPEEDIQTVAREANDERGNYIIGVGKIKSELVTLLNLEGFINVSS, from the coding sequence ATGGAGATGAATGTGAAACAAACAAAAAACGAAGAAATAACACAGTATATAATAGTTAAAATTGGACGCGAGCAATACGGTATTAATATTAAATATATTCAAAACATTGTTCGTATACAAAACATTACTAGAGTTCCAAAAGCACCATATTATATTAAAGGTGTTATTAACTTAAGAGGTGAAATTATACCTGTTATGTCAATTAGATTAAAATTTGGATTAGAAGATGAAGAAGATACCTTCAATACTAGAATCATTATCGTTAAAATTTCAGGACAAGTAATTGGACTAATTGTTGACGAAGTTAAGGAAGTAACGGAAATTCCTGAAGAAGATATCCAAACAGTTGCTAGAGAAGCAAATGATGAAAGAGGAAACTATATTATTGGTGTAGGAAAAATTAAAAGTGAATTAGTGACTTTATTAAATCTTGAGGGTTTTATAAATGTCAGTAGTTAA